ttggtctgttctcccatgtgcctggtggcaggatgagagggaatgggctaaagttgtgccaggggaggtttaggttggatattaggaaaaacgtctttactgaaagggttgttaggcattggaatgggctgcccagggaagtggttgagtcaccatccctggaggtctttgaaagacgtttagatgtagagcttagtgatgtggtttagtggaggacttgttagtgttaggtcagaggttggactaggtgatcttggaggtctcttccaacctagacgattctgtgattctgtgaagatcATTGCCTACCCTCAGATAAACcgttttaaatgtaatttttagtactattttaaattttataccAACATCCAAAAGTGAAGATTGTCACAGTGATCAGTCCGGTTTGCATTGCTACAGTATGGGCAAGTTAGGATACAAGGTCTAATCTTacccatgctttttttttttaagtaggtCACATTAGATCACTTGGCTATGTACTTGGCTATGTAGCTGTTTTATGTGCTGTCAGGGGTgaacaaaagtaattttaagtgTGCTCTCAGACTCAGTGGTAAACTCTGACCACAGCAACTAGGGATACCAAGCTTTCAGGGTGGTAGCTATTGAATTCTGTGAGTTCATTGCAGTTGAGCTATCCTCCAAAGTGCCTGGGAGTGCAGTAGCTTTCATTCTAGCCTCAGCACACAGACTTGTTCTGCCAATGCCACTTCCCACCTCCCAGAGTCCAGAAACTGCAATCCCTCCTACTACAGATTTCCTCTAAGATCTTAAGATTCACAGCCCATGAACTGCTACAGTCACTCACTCCTCACTGGTTTTCTTAATCAGTGGGTCAGATATAGCGGTCATTTGAGACTACTCACTCAGCTCTGTGAACACTCATTACAAAGGATTTGATCAGATTTTATAGACTTCAAAAGGATCCAATTAACATGATTAACTGAttgcaatagaaaaaaacattgcattgGTTGAGATGTTTGAATCCCATTACCACTGGTCTAAAAAGACTTGCTTGGAAACTTTACAAATGAAGTCTAGTTTCAAGAAATAGACATAGTACCAGATCTATAACTGGTCCCAGACTTTTATGTATAGCAAGCTGCTATAAAAGCATAGCAGCTTGTCAACCGCCCCTCTTCACCTCTTCCCACAGTTCCCCAGTGCTCCCCACCCAAACAATACACATAGGCACCACTAAAGTGACAGATActgcaaactgcagcaaaacacTAAATTTAAGATATGAAAGAGAGGTCTTTATTCTGCTTCGCTCCTCCATTTACAATTATCCATGTTATAAGACTCTTGTTAAAAactactgaaattaatttaatgtaaaCAATGACCATTTTGTGCAACATGTGCCAACCAATGCATTAAGTACAACTAGAGAAACAGAATGATCAAATGACTTCCATGATAATTTGGTACAGTAGGTTTCTACAACACaattatacaaacaaaaatatgcaagttctcataaaataaataattccaatCTAACTGAAGACTTAAAACAGGATAGAAAATGCAATTTGGGGAGAAGGTGTCCTTAATTACTTCACACACATACCCACCATTTTTGGTGTTATCTTTGAGGAAATACTTAGAGGGCGCAATCAAACATTTTAGtgattgcttttccttttttttttaaacctgctaCTTTAAAAGCCTCTGATCACAGAACAGATCACTATAAAGaatcaacatttttcatttaaaaagtaaaaccaagtcTTAATCATACCTATCATACAGAGCAGTTCAGAAATGGATCATAATTTGGAGTACCCTGCTTCTCATCTTCCCCCTCTCTACACTGCTGTATACTGTTATTTGTTCCTTTGCACATTCCAGAAATCTAAAAGTAACCTAAAGGTAACCCATTCAACTgattgttaaagaaaataatgagaaacaaaagacaCAAAGTAATAAATACGCCTAAGTTTGACAATAAGCTGTTTTGCCTTTGAGCTACAAATCTTATCAGCTAAGGCAGAGAATATTTTGAATGCCCAATTAAATATACTAATTtgacagaaatgtaaattaattcttcactttttaaaaaaaactaatccTCTAAGATTTATCAATTCAGTGTATTTCCACCTTTTAGCAAGGCACGATTTCAAGTTTATCAAATAGATCTCTCAGGACATTAGGTTCAATTATCATCAGATAAACATTACAGAAATACTGATAAAATTGTTACTGAAGAATAACATACATCATGTTTGCTGGTGAGAAACcttaagtgatttttatttaatttttattttttgaaatgtgaagACTAAAACCACGTTTTATTGATAGCAAAGaagtttccctttttctttacggatatttttcagaaagccttCAGTGGTAAGTTACCGATGACATTTTTTCAAGAACTGTTCCATTCATACAATGCCTACACAGAAGTCCCAGTTCTAACACATTGCTTTTTAATGCTATGCAATGCTATTCATACTTCCGAAATTTTTAAAAACGTTGTCAGTTTCCCTCAAATTCAGGCTGGACCAACTGTTTCAAGCTTAGTATGCCGATGGCTATGCATCTGTCACTGTGATGTTGGCCTTTCTGTGGATTGTTGAACAGAATAGGAAGCAGAATTTCCATCCAGCATCCTGGGACTGGATATCGTTGctataaaaagagagaaagactaCTTCAACTGGAGCAACTACTAAAATGGATGTTTTGAGTAATCcacaaaaatataaagcttCAGAGCTCTACAAACACAGAGCCCCCAAATTCCAATTTTCCCGTtatctcttcccttccctcttacTTAGTAGGGATACAAAAATGCAATACTTTTGTTTCTAAACACACGCAAGCACATTAACTCCAAATGAACCTTTTAAACAAATCCAATCAAATTTAACCAAATCTCATTTGATTAGGTAAAGGGAGTTCTGGGCTTCCAGACCCTCCTCATTCCGCTACTTTTGTTCATTGAGGATTTTCGCAAAAGTATTTTGAGTTTTCTTAAACGAATGCTTTTTGCAAAAACTGGCATGCAAGAATTGTATTCCTAGATACTTATCTAAATTTGTTGGTAATTCCTGTAGCAGACATAATAGGATTAGGACTGAAACATAAGAGGGAAGTAGAAATGTAATCTACTTCCATAATAACAAAGGCTGCACTGTTCCCTTACTGACATACTAAGACCAGTGAATATCATTGCACCTACTTCCTTGGAAAGGATACTGGAGCATGGATTTGGACAGGTGTTCTTACTAGACATTAGTGAAGTCTGGTGATCATCTTCAAGATCAGCAGTAATGCATTTACTAAAGTAACAACACTATCATTTAACTTTGAGGTAACCAACAGGATATCTTAGTTAAGTACATGGTAATGGTAAACTGATGGATGCACACTTCTCAGAGTAAAGAGTAAGAGCTGCTTGTTTAAAAGGGAGAAATTCTATTTTCCTATAAAGAAATTTATCTCCTATCCTTTTCCTTGATTTCTGTGAAACCAAGACAAAAACTGCTCAAAGAGTTGATGAAAGGCTTCTTTTGACATAAAGCTCATCTTAGTaataagagaattaaaaaatttaacTGTGGAAAAGTTATTTCTACAACTGGAATGGTGTTTTCAcgcaaaacaaagcaaaacttgtGAAGGACTAGCCTGGTATTAAAATcaacacattcatttttaacagtCTGATCTACTATGAAACATACAGATATTCCTAATGAAAGTCAGCTGAGTTTCATCACTTGAGTTAGGCTGACCCTACCCCCCTTTCCCATTTCCCTATACATTGAAATCATACATATCAACATTTATTAGACAACACAGTTGAAGTTCCCAATCAGGAAATTACATACCACTTTTGTGAAATccctgaatttgtttttcatttttatgtttccagGTAGAAATGTTGCAACTTGCATTTTGACCAAATACCGTGTTATGTGTTTTCGCTTTATGGAAACAGGATTGCTTCTCTGGAGATTTTGCTCTCAGCAACTGACTGTCCTTATGACTTAAAAAACACTCCTAGGTTTATaaggaaaagtttattttaaaaccattttcacagaaaatccCCCCAAAGAAACAAGATCCAGACTTACTATCTGAAAATGCCAAGTTACAGTTAGTACCTTAGCCTCccatctttcctcttctgaaatgaaagagcaatgaaaatgttttctcttgaCAATTGCTGAGACAGGCTGTCAACAAGAATCTCTTAGAGCACACATGCTCTGAATGAGAGAGGCTCAATTCTTTCAGCCAGCAATAGCcatgctttttgctttccattctCTGGGGGTTCTCTGTTGTAAGAGCTGAATTAAGTACATAATGCCAGCGACAAAAATTCTAATCCAAAATATAGAGTTGGGCTTAATCAGGACCAAGTCATTGCAAGACTGGCATTGGGAAAAGCCAGCTGCATGACATTGCTGACTCTCTAGAACACATTCGATAGAAGCCAACTGATTCTGAAGGATACCGTCACACATATAATCTATATCCACTAGGATAACTCTGACAGGACCTCAGAGTTGATTAGTATTATtagttagagaaaaaaatattcatcaatTCTTCCTGTAAGGGCAGTTATCCTAATCTGAACTGAGCCCAAATTTTTTGTCATTGGTCTGTGAGACAGTATCAATCCACTCTCTACCATGGAAGAGAAGCAGCTATTAGCATGTCAAATCCAGAAGTGAAATCAGGGCTAAATGCGCTCAGGTCTTTTTGTAGTTACTGGTCACTACTGTCTTCAAAGACTATAAACCATGCTAAGAAGACAACAATAAATGACTAAGTTTATAAGACCATAATTACTAAGTCTGAGGAGATACCTTTGCTTTCTCCTGCAAAGAAACTATAGCTCTGCTTCCCTTGCACTGGAAGAATTCCTTCAGTCACAAGATTAAGAGCCTGGGAGCCTTGCTAGATGTCTTCTGTAGGCTTTTTTAAGGTAGGTCATTACAGGGCTCATAATCACAAGACTCATCCCTCCATGAGTCCCCCACCAAGTCAGCCCGACAGATACAGTCAAGAAAACTGGAAGcaaatttataaaatgaagTGGTGGACAATTTTCCTCCAAAAATGTGCTTCTCCACAGGCacacaagtttttaaaaactaagcaataaaagaaaaaaagaacaaaaaaaaaaaaggacagactATAATGCCTCAGAAGACATGATCAGCCTCACAACCTATCCTTTGTGCATATACCTCAGTTTCTCGTTAAActactttttcctttatcaTAGAATACATTAATTTGACAGCTTACAATGTTTGTCCTATATTTCGTCCTTGTTTTCAACATACTTGAAATGATGCTATATTAATATGCTGTTTTGCACTTAATCGCCTGACAGTCTTTTCTCTCAGACCCCTcgaaactgaataaaataaacgGATGAATTATATGGGAAGACTCATTTTTTATGGTAATTTAACTCCTACCTTTGTTTTAGGAAGCTGagatttattctgaaatatgttAGTATTCACATCATTTTCTCTGCAACTGTTTTCAGCCCCCACAGCATCCATAATGCTGCTTCCACATGTCTGTGTATTATAACCACTGTCCACCTGAAATCAAGAGGAAGAACTTTAAATTGTACTGCAACTTATCACCAATAAATCCCTCAGATTTTTATACTTGATATGACTTGGATTAATTTGTGTTAATCAAATGCCACAAACTATCGGTTACTAACAAAAGCAAGTTGTAAAATGGTTAGCCAGAATTCATTTGGATCAAGTTTACTGTATgtagtaacattaaaaaaaaatcattaagtgCTATGTAAGCTCCACTGGAGAATGGAAGTTGGGGTGAGTGCGTGGTAAAAGCCCCAGTACAACCTGCATGCTGCATCCAGTGAGGGAAAAACAGGCAAATGCATCCAGCATGGCATATGTGCTAAACATCACTTCATTTAGTTCAATTttatagaaaagcaaaaggtttttatttttacctgaatGCTGCTGTTGTCACAAGGATTTGCACTGCTTTCCGCGAGAGGTGACATGCACATGCGGGAGTTCTCAATACTGAAAGTGATCCCTGTCATAAAGCTGGTCATGGGTGTATTGCTGTTGCCAATTGTTTCTTTCATCCAAGTATTCTCCTCTGACACTTCAGCTGCATCAGCCATATCTACAGTATTATTCTCCTTTGAGCCTTCTGTATCCTGAAATGATGACAGCCTTTGATTACAAGCTTCCGAGTGATCTGGTGCAATAGACACAGTTGTTACAACGAGACGTGTACCATGTGCGAAAGCATCGCCATCTTGCTGACACAAGTTTATCCCATTATCCATTTCTGGGAACCGAacttctgcaggagcagcattttctttgtcCTCATCCTCATCATGATTTTCAACTGCAAATGGTATTCTAATGACAGAAGTCTGATACTGGGCAGTTCCTCTACATCCTCCAAGACTCATAGGAGAACAATTTTTAATTGGAGAACAACCATCTATGTAAGGACTTCTTGTACTCGGGGGTGTCATTCTATTGGATGCAGAAGAAATATCTGGAGAACAAAATGTAAGTTTTCTTTGGTCTgttcacaggaaaaaacacaaaaaacaaaattattccaTTAGATATCAGATGGACTTAAAAGTTATCATCCTCAAAGCTTTGCAGTACTCGGAATAATTATAGCCAACTACACAGAATTTCTCAGAGAACTGCCTCCTTGCCCCAGTGCCTACTAAAAGAGCCTGACATGG
This is a stretch of genomic DNA from Cygnus atratus isolate AKBS03 ecotype Queensland, Australia chromosome 1, CAtr_DNAZoo_HiC_assembly, whole genome shotgun sequence. It encodes these proteins:
- the BORA gene encoding protein aurora borealis isoform X1, giving the protein MGDTKEAKMQITPETPGRAAVLNPFESPSDYYTLQEQIVSSPSVFKSTKSSSTPGKFRWSIDQLALINPVEIDSEDVRRQAMYLSHARIDKETEDRRQKAIEEFFTKRLIVPSPWTEHEGKQVSQFNSTKSIDLNSISPIGRQLPLQPGKSNAACQTVLSLPVDFNLEKILGEYFRTDEFADQSQENLSSSSLRRKLFLEENGSVSECLSPPLHNPCSSQPLGVLCSIDISPVRCRSPLETSSSGQFSSSPIQGGTRAYSLGSITSPTFPEGSPAHAGSPAFSPIAFHIRHTPLSDQRKLTFCSPDISSASNRMTPPSTRSPYIDGCSPIKNCSPMSLGGCRGTAQYQTSVIRIPFAVENHDEDEDKENAAPAEVRFPEMDNGINLCQQDGDAFAHGTRLVVTTVSIAPDHSEACNQRLSSFQDTEGSKENNTVDMADAAEVSEENTWMKETIGNSNTPMTSFMTGITFSIENSRMCMSPLAESSANPCDNSSIQVDSGYNTQTCGSSIMDAVGAENSCRENDVNTNIFQNKSQLPKTKECFLSHKDSQLLRAKSPEKQSCFHKAKTHNTVFGQNASCNISTWKHKNEKQIQGFHKSATISSPRMLDGNSASYSVQQSTERPTSQ
- the BORA gene encoding protein aurora borealis isoform X2, with amino-acid sequence MGDTKEAKMQITPETPGRAAVLNPFESPSDYYTLQEQIVSSPSVFKSTKSSSTPGKFRWSIDQLALINPVEIDSEDVRRQAMYLSHARIDKETEDRRQKAIEEFFTKRLIVPSPWTEHEGKQVSQFNSTKSIDLNSISPIGRQLPLQPGKSNAACQTVLSLPVDFNLEKILGEYFRTDEFADQSQENLSSSSLRRKLFLEENGSVSECLSPPLHNPCSSQPLGVLCSIDISPVRCRSPLETSSSGQFSSSPIQGGTRAYSLGSITSPTFPEGSPAHAGSPAFSPIAFHIRHTPLSDQRKLTFCSPDISSASNRMTPPSTRSPYIDGCSPIKNCSPMSLGGCRGTAQYQTSVIRIPFAVENHDEDEDKENAAPAEVRFPEMDNGINLCQQDGDAFAHGTRLVVTTVSIAPDHSEACNQRLSSFQDTEGSKENNTVDMADAAEVSEENTWMKETIGNSNTPMTSFMTGITFSIENSRMCMSPLAESSANPCDNSSIQVDSGYNTQTCGSSIMDAVGAENSCRENDVNTNIFQNKSQLPKTKQRYPVPGCWMEILLPILFNNPQKGQHHSDRCIAIGILSLKQLVQPEFEGN